Part of the Brassica oleracea var. oleracea cultivar TO1000 chromosome C8, BOL, whole genome shotgun sequence genome is shown below.
AAGCCTATAGAAAGCTTATGCACAGTGCAGAGAGGCGGAACTCCAAGTTGGAAGCTTTGGGTTTTGAGATTTTGTTTAATGAGAAGCGTTTGTCACAGCTTCGCAAGTCTCGTCCAAAGCCTCTGGAGAAGCCTCTCAAGGTAATATCCCTTTGGTATTTTTTTCTTGCTTGAATTGGAGATACTTAATGTCCTTGCTCCATTTGGATTGATTCTCTATAAATTGCATATGTTTTTATTGCCTATAGTGGTATGTACTGGAAGTAGTAATGGTTCTTACTTTGAGAAAGATCATATAATATACGATGCTTGTTTGTCTCATTGCTACATTTGGATTCATTCTCTATAAAATGCATATGATGTTATTGTCCACAGTCCTGTAGTATACCCTGGAAAATAGTACAATGCTTGTTTGCCCTCATTTCCAATAAAACTGCAGTTAAAGCTTATAAGCCACACAGTCAGAGAAGATCCTTATTATGTTTTATAAGAAGATTCCTCGTACCCATAAAGTTTTTGTTGTTAACTATTTTTTTGTATTCTTGTGGTATTGATCTGAAGAAGGTACCTCATGAACCCTTTATACCACTCACAAAGGAGGAGGAAGCTGAAGTCTACTGTGCCTTTTCTGGGAGAAACAGGTATGGTGGTTCTGTAAGAGGCTTCTAGCATGTTTGAGTGATTTATTATTCTAACCAAATGTGTGTCTCTTTTCTCAGGAGAAAGGTCTTGGTGACGCATGAAAGTTCAAACATTGATATTACTGGAAAAGTTCTACAATGCCTTACACCATCTGCATGGCTAAATGACGAGGTTCTACTGGTTCCTTATGCTGATATTTTGTATAATTAAGACTTAACATATTTTACGTTTAATGTGTTCCTTTTCTGGTTTTTAGGTTATCAATGTCTACCTTGAACTACTCAAAGAAAGAGAAACTAGAGACCCCAAAAATTATTTGAAGTGTCATTTCTTCAATACCTTTTTCTATAAAAAGGTTTGTTTTCTTTTATGTGCTCACATGATTCGTAGTACGGATCTTTTTACCCCTCGTGTCAGTTCGTTTGTTTAGCTGCTACTTGGTTTCCAGATAAATTATAAGCACTGTGTTTAAGAGATTTAGCTTGCCTCGTTTGTCCCCTGTGTTACTCATTTGTCTCTGGATTCTGTATAAAATGAATGGCGATGAGCACCAAACACAAGCTGTCGCTTTTTTTGTATGTTGATGAATCCTCGTGGACTTACGTTTTTCGTTCTTTGATTGCTTTCCTTCAGCTGGTAAGCGACTCTGGGTATAATTTTAAAGCTGTTAGGAGATGGACTACGCAGAGAAAGTTGGGATATCCCCTTATTGACTGTGACATGGCAAGTTTGTCGAGAAACCTGAACTTTTAGATTAATTTTCTTAATTTTACAAGTTTAGTCCAGTTTAGCTAATGTTTAGACCAGTCTTTTCCTTGTGCAGATATTTGTTCCCATCCACCGGGGTGTACATTGGACCTTAGCAGTTATTAACAACAGGGATCGCAAGTTCTTGTATCTCGATTCACTAAATGGAGTTGATTCGAAGATTTTAAATGTTCTGGTATAATTTAGTTTCCAACTCTCGTTCTTTTTATTTAGTCTCTTCTTGACGCCCTAGAGTCATTAGAAGGATATGAGATGCTTTGTAGCTAATGAACGTACTATTCTTTATCCCTGTGGTCTTCCGAATACATCTCATTTATAGTACTCATATAAAATGAAGCGGTCTGTCACAGTACAGACCATTAATTCTTGATTCTAAATTCTGTCCCTAGAAAGTTTGGAGATTCTAGAATCTGTTATTGCTTTTTGTATATCAAACACTAGTGTCAAAATATCCTGATAAGTGATATGTGTGTTCGCTTCAGTCAAAATACGTGGGAGATGAAGCTAAAGAAAAAAGTGGAAAAGACATTGATGTTAGTTCGTGGGAAATGGAATTTGTTGAAGGCATTCCCCAACAACAAAATGGGTACGTAACCACCCTTGAACTTGCTATGTATGTGAAAGGAACAATCTTGTTTGAAAGTACTCGTTGCAGAATCAGCTAATTGTTTACCATTGTGGAATATGGTTTAGTTAAAAGTATAGACCTGGTTTGAGATTGATAAAAGAGACATTTACTTAACATGAATTTTGATTATAACAAATTAACAAGCATAACTGTTCACCAGAGATAAAAAACAACTCATGACTTTCCTAGTTTGCTGCTGGGATGTAGCCAAAATATAATTTTCTTGATGGTGTGGTGTTGGATCACAAGCATATATTCTAATATTAGGTTCTTTTGGGAATTACTAACAGCCAAAAATCCACTAATTAGTCACAATTCAAGTGGCTGGATTCTATCAAAAGTCTATGTCCTTATGCTCTTAGCTCTCTGTTTTAGTTCTATACTAACTCTGTGTTTTTTTCTTCTTTTGCAATATTGTATATTCTTCAGGTATGACTGTGGAATGTTTATGCTCAAGTACATAGACTTTTTCAGTAGAGGTCTGGGGCTATGTTTCAGCCAGGTAAGCTATCAGAATCCAAATCCCTCAATGCTTCAAGGGATTGTATTTAATAAGAGTAAACTAGTTGTCTGGAATTTGTTATGGAATTAGTATGTGCAGTTTATATTCTTTGCATGTTCTAAGATTTGATACAATAAATTATTTTGTCTTGGTTGTAATACTTACAGGAACATATGCCATATTTCCGGCTAAGAACGGCTAAGGAGATTCTGAAACTACGAGCTAACTAAAACTGTTCGGGCTATGCCTTTTTAGTAGTAGTGCTATTTTGCTTTCCATTGTTGATTTGTTCAGGCTATAGATTGTTTAGGCAGTGAAGCGCTCAACCTCAGAAGCAGAGGTAAACACTGGGCCAGGCTCAAAGCTCTTTTTCCTTTTGTATTTTGTTATATTATATTTTGGCTAAAATTGTAGATGGAGCATGTTGGATTTGGTTAGTCTAACTAAATATGATTAGTTGTTCTGAACTGGTCTATTTGTTTACCCTCTATACGCTCTCAGTTTCGTCGTGACATGTTTGATGAAATCGGTACGACAGCAAATCCGGTTGAGTTTATTCTTCTGTTAGGAGTTGATCTTAACTACATGTCCATGTTCGGTAGCTACTTCCTTTAATCACAAATCAACTATTCTAACTCTTTGAGAGCGAATGTTTTCCATGTGCAAATCAGCAGGTTGTGTTAACTGAAAGTTCATAACTGTTAGTATAAAAAACTTCAAGTCACATTTCATAATCAATTAAGTTGTAGTAGACGACGCGAAATACAACAAAAGGACAGACAATCAGAAGCCTTCTCGCAAGATAAAATAAATTGTTTAAAGTACCCTGAGTTAACTATCACTTTTCAAAATTACATTCAATAAAAAAATCCTGATATTAGGGTTTAGTGATTTTTATTTAGGGCATAGTATTTAAGAGGTGAAGTTGGATTTATAAAATTTGATAAATGTATTATAAATTATTTTTAAACATTTATAAATGATTTTAGAAGGTTAAATTAATCAATTTTATCACAAATTTAAAGTATTTATGAAAATTGTTAACTTTTAAGGATAAATTTAAAAAGTGGTATTAAACTTGTGGTAAAATTTAAATTCTCTCTGAATCCTGACAGTTTCAAACCACCCAAATAGATTAGGCGGTTCTGATAAGCTTTCACACTCTGTCTGTATCTTACAGCTATTGATGGAAACTCATTAGTCTTCATGATTCTGTTATCTTTTGAAGATTATAAAGGTGTCTTGTTTTTGGGTGAGAAAAAGGGCCATGTACTTATTTGTAGCTTGTAGCTTATTTTGTTGAACAATAATAATAGTTCATGTACTTATTTGTGTTCTCTTCATCTTTTGTTTTATATACTGTGGTGATTAGCAAAAAAAATACTCTTCAGCTAAGACTTACTACAATTTTTATGCAAATGAACCTACGCAATTTGAGAATTGTTAGAAATAAAGAGTTGAAGAGACTTTATAATAATATATTTGCTTTTGCCATTTACTTTCGTATTTTAGTGGAGAGTTATGGAGAATTACGAGAGAGGAAGAATGTGATTTTCTTATTATTATTTTGTATGTGAGAGAATGCGTCAGAAGATAAAAGATGATCTCATCTATATTCTTTTACACCAAGCACAAAGTACTATTTATAGGAGAAATGAGGTCGGTAAAATAAACCGGCTTGAAGAAAATGACAAAATATTAGAGTGACATGTGCCATGCTGGCTATGATATGTATACCTAGTGTCAGCACACGTGTTTCCAGATGTCAGATGGATAATCACATGCAACACTCCCCCTTGATTATCCATCTTTTATTACGTAGTGCCTCGTTAAAAACCTGGTCATGGAAAAATCCATTGAGACAAAAACCATGACAAGGGAAAAATAGTACACTGCCGTAATCTCCCCCTGAAAATAATGGACACAGCTTTTTCTTCACCGATCACGCAAATGCCGCATTCCGATACCGTAGACGTGTTTTCGAAATGTTGTAGTCGGAAGAGCTTTGGTGAACAAGTCAGCCGGATTTTCGCATGACTATACATACTCAATGTCCACTTCTTTATTTTTCTCAAGTTCCCGTATGTATGAGAAAAATCTTGGAGGGATGTGCTTTGTTCTATCACTCTTGATGTAGCCTTCCTTGAGTTGAGCAACACAAGTCGAATTATCTTCAGATTTTTTTGTTGGCTCTTTCTTGTTAACTATTCCGCTTGATTCTTGTATGTGGTGACTCATTGACCGAAGCCATACACATTCTCGACATGCTTCGTGAAGCGCAATGATTTTAGCATGATTTGAAGAAGTCGCAACCAGAGTTTGTTTCTGGGACCGCCAAGAGATCGCGGTTCAACCAATTGTAAAAACGTAGCCGGTTTGCGATCGAGCCTTATGAGGATCTGATAAGTATCCTGCATCTGCAAAACCAACCATACCAAACTCGGGTTTTCTAAAATACATTAACCCTAAATCAACTGTACCTTGAAGGTAACGGAATAAGTGCTTTATTCCGTCCCAATGCCTGCGAGTAGGAGCAGAACTATATCTCGCCAGTAGATTAGTTAGCAAAAGCTATATCTGGTCTGGTACAGTTTGCAAGATATAACAGCCCACCGATAGCACTCATATAAGGTACTTCTTGACCTAATATCTTCTCGCTATCTTCGCAGGGCCTAAAAGGATCACTCTCAACATTGAGAGATCTACCNNNNNNNNNNNNNNNNNNNNNNNNNNNNNNNNNNNNNNNNNNNNNNNNNNNNNNNNNNNNNNNNNNNNNNNNNNNNNNNNNNNNNNNNNNNNNNNNNNNNNNNNNNNNNNNNNNNNNNNNNNNNNNNNNNNNNNNNNNNNNNNNNNNNNNNNNNNNNNNNNNNNNNNNNNNNNNNNNNNNNNNNNNNNNNNNNNNNNNNNNNNNNNNNNNNNNNNNNNNNNNNNNNNNNNNNNNNNNNNNNNNNNNNNNNNNNNNNNNNNNNNNNNNNNNNNNNNNNNNNNNNNNNNNNNNNNNNNNNNNNNNNNNNNNNNNNNNNNNNNNNNNNNNNNNNNNNNNNNNNNNNNNNNNNNNNNNNNNNNNNNNNNNNNNNNNNNNNNNNNNNNNNNNNNNNNNNNNNNNNNNNNNNNNNNNNNNNNNNNNNNNNNNNNNNNNNNNNNNNNNNNNNNNNNNNNNNNNNNNNNNNNNNNNNNNNNNNNNNNNNNNNNNNNGTTTCCTCAAAATCAATTCCCGGTCTCTGAGAAAAACCTTGGGCAACTAATTGGGCTTTATATCGTGTTACTTCATTTTTCTCATTTACTTTTCTCACGAATACCCACTTATACCCAACAGGATTTATATTCTCAGGCGTTATGACTATAGGTCCAAAGACATTTCTTTTATTTAGGGAGAGTAATTCAATTTGAATGGCCTTCTTCCACTCCTCCCAATCATGTCTTTTCTGACATTCCAAAATGGACCTTGGATCGGGATCATCATTTTCATGATCGATCTCTTTGGACACAGAAAAGGAGAACATTCCATCAACATCTTTTATCTTATTTCTGATCCATAATCTTTCATCTCGGGCGTAGTTGATGGAAATCTCATATTTTTCTGTTCCCTTCTCGTCATCTGGATCATCTTTATCTATGCCTTCTTTCAGACATTTTTCATTAATAGGTTCTTCTAGAACCTTTCTATTTATGTCTTCTTTCAGACATCTTTCAATATCAAGTTCTTCTAGAACCTTACTATTTTGCTCATCCAATTTCTTTTTCTTTCGGGGATTTTTATCTTTAGAACCCGCTGGCCTCCCCCTATTTAACTGAACCCTAGGTTCATTCATTTTATTTCCATCTGTTTGTTCTTTAGGAACATCAACTCTTGATGGAACATTTTCAGCGGGTATACATGACTTCGTCACCCTTCTCGTATCTGTGAACGCATCTGGTAACTGGTTTGCCAAATTATGCAAATGCACAATTTTTTGAACTTCCAGCTCTCTTTGATTCGTAGGGGGATCAAGGTGTAACAACGACGGTGTACACCAAGTAATATCTTTAGGAATTCTATTAATTCCACCCCCTAACGCTGGAAATTCATTCTCATTAAAATTGTAATCGGTAAATCGTGCCGTAAACATATCACCAGTTACTGGTTTCAGATATCTTATTATACTTGGTGACGTATAACCCACATATATTCCCAATCTCCTTTGTGGGCCCATTTTTGTTCTTTGTGGCGGTGCTATCGGAACATAGACCGCACACCCAAAGACACAGAGATGAGATACATCTGGCTCTTGCCCAGATGCCAATTGTAATGGGGAGTACTTATGATATGCACTTGGTCTTAACCGAACCAGTGCAGCTGCATGCAATATAGCATGACCCCATACAGAATTTGGGAGCTTCGTTCTCAAGACTAACGGTCTTGCAATCAACTGCAACCGTTTTGTCAATGACTCGGCCATGCCATTTTGTGTATGCACATGGGGAACTGGATGCTCCACATCAATCCCCATTGACATACAATAATCATCAAAGGCTTGCGATGTAAATTCACCAGCATTATCAAGCCTTACTTTCTTAATGGCATACTCTGAGAACTGCGTTTTCAGCTTTATTATCTGGACAATGAACTTTGTGAAAGCCGTATATCGTATCGTCAAAAGAGACACATTTGACCATCTACTAGATGCGTCAATCAATACCATGAAATACTTAAACGGCCCGCACGTTGGGTGGATCGGCCCACATATATCACCATGTATCCTTTCTAAAAACATTGGTGATTCATTGCCTACTTTTGCTGGTGATGGCCGAGTTATAAGTTTTCCTTGAGAACATGCATTACATGTAAATTCGCCCGTTTGCAAAATTTTTCCGTTTTTCAACGGATGGCCATTCGAATTTTGCACTATCTTTCTCATCATGACTGAACCAGGATGTCCTAGCCTCTCATGCCAAATTTTAAATGTATCAGTAAACTTCATGTTTACCACGGCNNNNNNNNNNNNNNNNNNNNNNNNNNNNNNNNNNNNNNNNNNNNNNNNNNNNNNNNNNNNNNNNNNNNNNNNNNNNNNNNNNNNNNNNNNNNNNNNNNNNNNNNNNNNNNNNNNNNNNNNNNNNNNNNNNNNNNNNNNNNNNNNNNNNNNNNNNNNNNNNNNNNNNNNNNNNNNNNNNNNNNNNNNNNNNNNNNNNNNNNNNNNNNNNNNNNNNNNNNNNNNNNNNNNNNNNGAGACTCGGGGGAATACAATGCATCACTTATTTCAAATATTGTTCCCCCTGGCATTGAAAATTTCGCTCTTCCAGAGCCCATAATTATCTTTGCATTACCAGATATTGTACTTACGCTTCCAGCGTAATCTCTTATTTTGAGACTAGAGAAATATTTCTTATCTTTAATTATCGTGTGCGTTGACGTACTTTCTGCCAAACACAAATCTCCATCCATAGTCTCAAAGTTTGGCATTTTCTGAATATAAAACATATATTATTAAACATTAAACATGAAACATAACATTAAATCTTACAACAAAAGATATAGATACTATAATACAGTCTACTTATATCACATCGATTTATATCACTCATCGATACTCTCTGGCTCAACCAGAAAATCTGATATGTCGAGATGAGTATCATCGGTTTAAACCATGAAAGGATGGTGGCCCAGGTTCATCAGAGATGAAGTTTGTTTCACCTCTTCCTTTCTCTTTTCCCTTTTGGGATTCTCTATACAGATCGGCTAAATGTTTTGGTGTACGACAGTTACGTACCCAATGACCTTTTATGCCACATCTGTAGCAAACCTTTCCCGTTTGCCTGTTATCATCCTGGCCTTTTTCATTCCTTTCATTTTCGTGGAAGTCTTTATTATTTCTTTCATCATAGGGATGAAATCTTCTTTCTCGTCCTTTTCCACAACCATGATAACGGTTTCCACCACGTCCACGACCTCGTCCTCTTCTATAATCATAACTGGATGATGCAACATTCGCTTCTGGGAATGGAGCAGATCCAGTGGGACGAGCTTGATGGTTTAAAGTCACGAGTTGATTATTCTGCTCCGCTACAAGGAGGACTTGCATCAACTCCGAGTAACGGATATATCCATTCACCCGGTATTGTTGCTGCAGGATTACATTTTCAGGATGGAATGTGGAGAGAGTTTTCTCGATCATATCATAATCACTTATTTTCTCTCCACATAACATCATCCTCGAAGTAATTCCAAACATCGCAGAATTAAACTCACTAACACTTTTGTAATCCTGGAACCGGAGATTGATCCACTCGTGTTTAGCTTTCGGTAAGATTACATATTTCTGGTGATCGAACCTCTCTTTTAAAGATTTCCAGAGGTCACAAGGATCATCTTTCGTAATATATTCATCCTTTAAACCATCATGGATGTGGTGTCGTAAAAATATCATGGCTTTAGCCTTTTTCTCATCCGACACCGTTCTCGAACTATCAATGGTTTCCAAAAGCCCGTTTCCTCTCAGGTGCATTTTTGCACCCACTGCCCAGGTCATATAATTATTTCCCGTAATATCCAGGGCATTAATTTCGAGCTTTGTCAAATTCGACATGATAACTGTATTCATAGAATAATATTATAAATATAGTAAAAACGGGAATTTAAATGCATAATTTAAATGCATAATTTAAATGCAAAAATCAAAGGCATAAAATAAAAGCATAAACTTAAATTGCATAAATTTAAATTGCAGAAATTTAAATAGCATAAATAAAATCGAGACGCTCAGCCTACCACATGATCCAAGGAGTCATAAACTACCATATTGATCATTTTCAAAGTCCGAGGAGACATGGTCTACCATTTTGACTTTTACTTATTTCAAGGTCCGAGGAGATTTAGTCTACCATTTTTGACCTTTTATTTTTATTCACGGAGGCAAAGCCTACCACGTGTTTCTCTGATCGTGAAGGCATAGCCTACCATAACGATCAGTCGGGGAAGGTAGCGCCTATCATCCCGAAAAATAAACGGAGAAGGTCCAGCCTCTCACTCCGAAATAATAATAAAATTTAAATAAATTAAGTATATTGAAATACATAAATTTAAACATTACCTCGGCTGTTTTAAGAACTTTCGGATTGATAAGCCTCAGTTGGTCAGAGTATCGTGCTGATAACGTGTTAGAAATAAAGAGTTGAAGAGACTTTATAATAATATATTTGCTTTTGCTTTTTACTTTTGTATTTTAGTGGAGAGTTATGGAGAGTTACGAGAGAGGGAGAATATGACTTTCTTATTATTATTTTGTATGTGAGAGAATGCGTCAGAAGATAAAAGATGATCCCATCTATATTCTTTTACAGCAAGCACAAAGTACTATTTATAGGAGAAATGAGGTCGGTAAAATAAACCACTTGAAGAAAAGGACAAAATATTAAAGTGACATGTGCCATGCTGACTATGATATGTATACCTAGTGTCAGCACACGTGTTTCCAGATGTCAGATGGATAATCACATGCAACAAGAATTTGTTTGAAATACATTAACTGGATATTAATTTTCAGAAATACATTCAATTAAAGATATTTTAATATTTGAGTATATGGTTTGTTGATTATTGTTGATGATTTAGTATTTAGGAAGTGAAACTGGATTTATAAACTTATATAAATCATTATTAAACATTTATCGTATAAATGTAAATTTAAAAAGTAGTATCAAATTTGAAGTAAAATTAGAATTTTGCCCTATACAAAGAATCAACCACTACACATAGAAATGATCAGTTTGAGTTTTAGTAAGGGTGTTTTGAACAATGAAGCATAGTAAATGTTGCTGCTTCTTTAACAAGAAAATAAAAGATGACTTTATTGAAAATAAATTATGAATGAATTGTTTAGAGCGATCCAAATTTTTGGATCTTGATCTTGTATGTGTCCGGGCACAAAATAATTGAATGGAAAAGCTCATCGTTTGTACGATGTCACCTGTTTTGTTGGTAAGAGACACGTTCATAGTATAAAAATCATCAGCATATCTCACCGACCATAATCAGATCTTTTGTATCGAAAATACTTGTTTATTCTCCAATTTTTGTTAACATTTGATGCAAGTACCGTTTGTTTGATCAGTAAAGACACTTTCCACTGGAGGTGTACTTTCTATCTAATTTATGAAACTTCTATCCCCTGAATGCCTTTATACTCTTTGGCTATGAAATATCTTTTATTGGAAGGAGTCTCGTGACCAGACATTTGTGGCAGGATCATATTGTAGCTGTGTAGGTGTGGTCATTAACAAGGTAATTGAAACTAAAGATGTCATCACTTCCTTAGAACTAGTCATTACAATTGCTATAACTGTGGGTACGAAACTTTTTTTTATAGTTTTAAAACTTATTTGATGTGGTCAGAAAATTGGTTATAAAGCTGTTAGGTATCAGGTGGCTAGTATTGTATTTCATGGTTGGAGCATCGTCGACATTTGTAGACATTGTATGCAAGACAATTTGTGGTTAGTGAAGCGTGGTTAGTAGCAATTGTGGACAATTTCTTCTTATGAGGACGTCTTTTATAATTAGTCACCTGAATATCTGAAAAGCTTCAAAGGTCCACAAGATAGTATCTTTAATTTTGCAATCGTCAGAGAAAGAAGCAATACCTTTGTCGGTGTGAGCTCACGGCAAGCTCCAAGCTTAAGTCTCTTCAGGTTACGACATCAGGGAGATATAATGGCTAACGTGTCGTCGTTGATGCTCACGGATCTACAGTCGCCTTTGAATGAAAGCTTCAAGCGAATTAATAAAAGAGAGAAGTGATGGATGTCATCAGAGAGAGAGAGAGAGAGAGAGTACAAAGTAGGTCGAAATGTAAATGAAAGTTAAAAATTAACCTTCAATGTAATATTTTCGAGATCAAATGATGGGAGACACTCTTTCATGTGTTGCATTGTTTCAATACAATAAAGTCAGCATAGGATGTTCTTTCTTGTAAACGTACATTTCACAGTCTACCACCGCAGTAAACTTTGGCAACAATTCATGGGCCCACATCCACATCATGAGAAAACTCATGGGCCGTTGTGTATATAAAATAAAGACTCCCACAAAAACATCACCGGAGATTCTGACGGCGGCTTAGCACCGACGGCTACTGCAAAAGGATTGTTTATCTGTTTACTCGGGAAGAACATAACGTCTTTTGCGGTAGCTAAAAGCTAAGCTCTCGGTCAGCATACATACCCTGTTACATCACAAGTATTCGAATATCGAAATAATAAAATGGCAGCTCGTTCGCTCCCCGGTGCCGTTAAATCTCTTTTCTCCACCGCATTCGACAGTGTTTCTCGTTCCATTGTCTTAAGGTATTCTTTGGCTACATATAAAATATTACCGTGAAAATATTTTTGTTACGTACAAAAACTTAATTATCCTTATCCTCAAAAACCTCTCGACCACAAAAAAGAAAAACAGTAGCTCCGGCAGACAGCCGCCGCTTGAGCGCACGCCGTCGCCGGACGCATCCCCTTTCTGTCATCTCAGTCTTGCTTTGCTCCTCTGTCGCCTCCCTCCACTATCGTCTTGCTCTGGTTTCTGGTTCCGGGCATCTTCTTCGGTCAAGCCCTCTGCTCGCGAAGAGGTTCTAATCGGCGGCGATGTACTTATTCTGGAGTCTAGACGCGGTGGTTGGTTGTGGATTCGTCGGTGGAGCTCGGATTTTAGGGCTCGGGTTCAGATCGATTTCCAATTTTTGGATCTACCCGTTGGTCTCGTCATCCTGTCTCGGGCATAATGGACCGTTTCTCAGATGGTTAGCTGCAGCGCTTCTGTGGCTTCTGAAGAGACGACGGTGGGTGGCGGCGGTTGGTTTCACATACCTCTACGGCGTCGTGGTGGTGCACTCCTTCTCTGCTCAAGCCAGGTGAGCTATGTTGTTCTGTTGTCCTAATCCTTTAGTAGAGGATGGATTTGACCATCCCATAAGGCCCGAGGAATAGGAAGGCCTGGCCCGAATTAGGAAGAGCGACGGCTCGATCGGTCGGCTAGAGAGTCAGGTCTCTCGGCTTGACTCTTGAGTACTTTAGTTGATCATCATCGACTAAAGTACGTTCGGCTCAGCGGCTGCTCAGACGCCTACGGGCTTCTCGGCCCAGCAGAGGAGGCCCACCAAGATGGCGTAAATTAGGTCAAGGACGAGGCATCAGGACGTTTATATAAGGGAAAGGAGAGACGACGAGAAGAGGATCCGAAATCACTAACTAACACTTGGCGGCTAGATTAGGGTTTTCACCTTTGCTTCATCTCGCCGTTAGTTGTACTTTTCCGGTAGCTTATNNNNNNNNNNNNNNNNNNNNNNNNNNNNNNNNNNNNNNNNNNNNNNNNNNNNNNNNNNNNNNNNNNNNNNNNNNNNNNNNNNNNNNNNNNNNNNNNNNNNNNNNNNNNNNNNNNNNNNNNNNNNNNNNNNNNNNNNNNNNNNNNNNNNNNNNNNNNNNNNNNNNNNNNNNNNNNNNNNNNNNNNNNNNNNNNNNNNNNNNNNNNNNNNNNNNNNNNNNNNNNNNNNNNNNNNNNNNNNNNNNNNNNNNNNNNNNNNNNNNNNNNNNNNNNNNNNNNNNNNNNNNNNNNNNNNNNNNNNNNNNNNNNNNNNNNNNNNNNNNNNNNNNNNNNNNNNNNNNNNNNNNNNNNNNNNNNNNNNNNNNNNNNNNNNNNNNNNNNNNNNNNNNNNNNNNNNNNNNNNNNNNNNNNNNNNNNNNNNNNNNNNNNNNNNNNNNNNNNNNNNNNNNNNNNNNNNNNNNNNNNNNNNNNNNNNNNNNNNNNNNNNNNNNNNNNNNNNNNNNNNNNNNNNNNNNNNNNNNNNNNNNNNNNNNNNNNNNNNNNNNNNNNNNNNNNNNNNNNNNNNNNNNNNNNNNNNNNNNN
Proteins encoded:
- the LOC106311645 gene encoding ubiquitin-like-specific protease ESD4 isoform X1; this translates as MSAVAINRKRNEDSLYSNQPSTAQFRRHSPYFQAPKKRRFSFGTMSQDPNKPSSSSVSRISRYPDAKTPLRREIHAPSRANLIYGGSPKAKPNDCCEKGEFFTREYDNAKRTALDAFRFLNKDKELIDLEEEEEAVSQDSAIEVIDCDEEKLVKDDDNNKKKVEVVDCDDDDDDDEENIQTPSDVNKFGVGDTSTMLDSLSLGREETTDASSLEAYRKLMHSAERRNSKLEALGFEILFNEKRLSQLRKSRPKPLEKPLKKVPHEPFIPLTKEEEAEVYCAFSGRNRRKVLVTHESSNIDITGKVLQCLTPSAWLNDEVINVYLELLKERETRDPKNYLKCHFFNTFFYKKLVSDSGYNFKAVRRWTTQRKLGYPLIDCDMIFVPIHRGVHWTLAVINNRDRKFLYLDSLNGVDSKILNVLSKYVGDEAKEKSGKDIDVSSWEMEFVEGIPQQQNGYDCGMFMLKYIDFFSRGLGLCFSQEHMPYFRLRTAKEILKLRAN
- the LOC106311645 gene encoding ubiquitin-like-specific protease ESD4 isoform X2, with the translated sequence MSAVAINRKRNEDSLYSNQPSTAQFRRHSPYFQAPKKRRFSFGTMSQDPNKPSSSSVSRISRYPDAKTPLRREIHAPSRANLIYGGSPKAKPNDCCEKGEFFTREYDNAKRTALDAFRFLNKDKELIDLEEEEEAVSQDSAIEVIDCDEEKLVKDDDNNKKKVEVVDCDDDDDDDEENIQTPSDVNKFGVGDTSTMLDSLSLGREETTDASSLEAYRKLMHSAERRNSKLEALGFEILFNEKRLSQLRKSRPKPLEKPLKVPHEPFIPLTKEEEAEVYCAFSGRNRRKVLVTHESSNIDITGKVLQCLTPSAWLNDEVINVYLELLKERETRDPKNYLKCHFFNTFFYKKLVSDSGYNFKAVRRWTTQRKLGYPLIDCDMIFVPIHRGVHWTLAVINNRDRKFLYLDSLNGVDSKILNVLSKYVGDEAKEKSGKDIDVSSWEMEFVEGIPQQQNGYDCGMFMLKYIDFFSRGLGLCFSQEHMPYFRLRTAKEILKLRAN